In Bacteroides cellulosilyticus, the genomic stretch CCACGGATTGAAGCAGTTGAACAGTAATCCCAGCGTAGGTTTGAAAGCGATTATCGACGTATGCGGATTGACAGAGAAGGATATTACCGTCAGCGACATCGTGTTCAAGATAGGCCCGCGCATCAATGCCTCCGGACGTATTCAGAACGGAAAAGAAGCCGTCGACCTGCTGACTGAGAAGGATTTCTCCATAGCTTTGGAAAAAGCCAATCAAATCAATCAATACAACGAAACCCGGAAAGATCTCGATAAGACCATGACCGAGGAAGCCAACCAGATTGTAGCTGATCTGGAAGGACTCGCCGAACGCCGTTCTATCGTGTTATACAACGAAGATTGGCACAAAGGTGTTATCGGTATCGTTGCCTCCCGCCTGACGGAAATTTATTATCGCCCCGCAGTAGTGCTGACCCGTACGGACGATATGGCAACAGGTTCCGCCCGTTCCGTATCCGGCTTTGACGTGTATAAGGCGATTGAATATTGCCGTGATCTGCTGGAAAATTTCGGTGGTCATACCTATGCAGCCGGTCTTTCGATGAAAGTGGAGAATGTTCCAGCCTTTACCAAACGCTTCGAGGAATTCGTTTCACAGAACATCCTACCGGAACAGACAAGTGCGGTCATAAATATCGATGCAGAGATAGATTTCAGGGATATTTCTCCGAAATTCTTTAGTGACCTGAAGAAATTCAATCCTTATGGTCCGGATAATCCGAAACCGATATTCTGTACGCATAATGTCTATGATTACGGTACCAGTAAAGTAGTGGGGCGCGATCAGGAGCATATCAAGCTGGAACTGGTAGACAACAAATCGAATAATGTAATGAACGGCATTGCCTTCGGACAAAGTTCGCATGTACGTTTCATCAAAACCAAGCGTTCGTTTGATATCTGCTACACCATTGAAGAGAATACCCATAAACGGGGCGAGGTACAGTTGCAGATAGAGGATATTCAACCTAATTAAATGAAGAATGAAGAGTGAAGAATGAAGAATTACCATGCGGATAATAGCATAGCTAATTCTTCATTCTTCATTCTTCGTTTTTCACTCTTCACTTCTATGTATAAGGAAGTCTTAAAGCAATACTGGGGATATGATAACTTCCGGGGCATACAGGAAGACATCATCAATAGCATTGGCGAAGGCAGAGACACCCTGGGGCTGATGCCTACGGGCGGC encodes the following:
- the recJ gene encoding single-stranded-DNA-specific exonuclease RecJ, with translation MTHKWNYQPITPEQAETSQKLAQELGISPILGGLLVQRGITKAQDAKKFFRPQLPDLHDPFLMKDMDVAVERLNKAMGKKERILIYGDYDVDGTTAVALVYKFIQQFYSNIDYYIPDRYNEGYGVSTKGVDYAAETGVGLIIVLDCGIKAVEEITYAKEKGIDFIICDHHVPDDVLPPAAAILNAKRLDNTYPYEHLSGCGVGFKFMQAFAISNGIEFHHLIPLLDLVAVSIASDIVPIMGENRILAFHGLKQLNSNPSVGLKAIIDVCGLTEKDITVSDIVFKIGPRINASGRIQNGKEAVDLLTEKDFSIALEKANQINQYNETRKDLDKTMTEEANQIVADLEGLAERRSIVLYNEDWHKGVIGIVASRLTEIYYRPAVVLTRTDDMATGSARSVSGFDVYKAIEYCRDLLENFGGHTYAAGLSMKVENVPAFTKRFEEFVSQNILPEQTSAVINIDAEIDFRDISPKFFSDLKKFNPYGPDNPKPIFCTHNVYDYGTSKVVGRDQEHIKLELVDNKSNNVMNGIAFGQSSHVRFIKTKRSFDICYTIEENTHKRGEVQLQIEDIQPN